Proteins encoded together in one Pseudomonadota bacterium window:
- a CDS encoding YIP1 family protein: MIIKKYLLAIFSPRAMRELSLNQSIFTAVAINAINGALMMTFLFLRTSFVSVPFALLLGALFGPLMGIIITLIYPRIELWVGQKLGGKASFDDLYRIFAWSFLPAALAKVLTDLVIKLYLPTTITMNKNVSIDVFIYTPLCIFLLKLCFLIILCFAIRNYCSNVISAHQLSKTKGIMSVLITFILFVIIPSWLIVVFSIFLKFIKKCCSGYSRSGYKDDNDIARTGVKRFGIAIVLFYVALFSWIILYDEKPDSLMMEDLNAPVPEVLQVDNAWIALLGFTSPSGGPPFVKEEEILRNLKTAAIKGDINTCKKLASANKNKVFFTPPSERPKRRRSSTISRTSSVPAPNSRPTNRLSNRKKTRSSRVRMPEFYVRKDNGILDYVLANHNEVDSLLQNNKELLGRYDKLYNFHKYVEPLEYSFCTPALDFSTIRNIHKVKLMQIALFAQHGDLSSALNSIQNDAEFWRFIAINTKTLLPKLYSYSILSTDIRFVAELCSRHSLNFKQQKTVEMILRPFDQNATSLTKALHGETYFWIFGMDLLHRSKTKWPPTNLLKQNATRNRYFSLYQKEIELSEMTPQKFAAEVARNGFANTDKQVKFSFLYNPVGEILASITEPDISKFIGYIDKGYNLEGLRRLATLKVLSSTENIAPENMQQFLDTHKGEFGNPYTGEPMIWDSKVKRIYFKPVQQNKPVEIFM, encoded by the coding sequence ATGATCATTAAAAAGTATCTTCTTGCCATATTCAGCCCCCGCGCCATGCGAGAGCTATCACTGAATCAATCTATATTCACCGCTGTAGCAATTAATGCTATCAATGGCGCCCTGATGATGACATTCCTGTTTCTTCGAACTTCATTTGTCTCTGTTCCGTTTGCTTTACTGTTAGGTGCTTTATTTGGTCCATTAATGGGCATAATAATCACGTTGATTTATCCACGAATTGAGTTGTGGGTAGGTCAAAAGCTGGGAGGCAAAGCATCATTTGATGATCTTTATCGTATTTTTGCGTGGTCATTTCTTCCGGCAGCCTTGGCAAAAGTTCTTACTGATCTTGTTATTAAACTATATCTTCCTACAACTATAACTATGAATAAAAATGTAAGTATAGATGTTTTTATTTATACCCCATTATGCATTTTTCTTTTAAAGTTATGCTTCCTGATTATCTTGTGCTTTGCAATCAGAAACTATTGTTCCAATGTAATATCAGCCCATCAATTATCGAAAACAAAAGGCATAATGAGCGTACTTATTACATTTATTCTATTTGTAATTATACCCAGTTGGTTGATAGTTGTTTTTTCGATCTTTCTTAAATTTATCAAAAAGTGCTGTTCAGGATATTCCCGCAGTGGATACAAGGATGACAACGATATTGCAAGAACAGGAGTAAAGAGGTTCGGAATAGCAATAGTTCTATTCTATGTAGCACTGTTTTCCTGGATTATACTATATGATGAAAAGCCTGACTCTCTTATGATGGAGGATTTAAACGCCCCCGTTCCTGAAGTTTTACAGGTTGATAATGCATGGATAGCATTACTTGGTTTCACATCACCATCCGGAGGACCGCCTTTCGTTAAAGAAGAAGAGATACTCCGTAATCTTAAGACAGCTGCTATTAAAGGGGATATAAACACCTGTAAAAAACTTGCATCCGCAAACAAGAATAAAGTATTCTTCACCCCTCCTTCGGAGCGACCAAAGCGCAGGAGGAGTAGCACTATCTCCCGAACAAGTTCAGTGCCGGCTCCAAATTCCCGACCAACAAACAGATTGAGCAATCGCAAAAAAACGCGCTCCTCGCGGGTGAGAATGCCTGAGTTTTATGTACGAAAAGACAATGGGATATTGGATTACGTTTTAGCAAACCATAACGAAGTTGACAGTCTTTTGCAAAATAACAAGGAACTGCTTGGGAGGTACGATAAGTTATACAATTTTCATAAGTATGTAGAGCCATTGGAATACAGTTTTTGTACTCCGGCACTTGATTTTTCAACAATTCGAAATATTCATAAAGTAAAACTCATGCAAATAGCGCTCTTTGCTCAACATGGTGATTTGAGCAGCGCATTAAATTCAATTCAAAATGATGCTGAATTTTGGCGTTTTATTGCTATAAACACAAAAACCCTGCTACCAAAACTTTATTCTTATTCAATTTTAAGCACAGATATCAGATTTGTTGCAGAGCTTTGCTCACGTCATAGTTTAAATTTTAAGCAACAGAAAACTGTTGAGATGATACTAAGGCCATTTGATCAAAATGCTACATCACTGACAAAAGCATTACATGGTGAAACTTATTTCTGGATTTTTGGGATGGATTTGCTTCATCGGTCTAAAACAAAATGGCCTCCAACCAACCTTTTAAAACAAAATGCTACAAGGAACAGATATTTTTCTTTATACCAAAAAGAGATTGAACTGTCAGAAATGACACCGCAAAAATTTGCTGCTGAGGTTGCAAGGAATGGTTTTGCCAATACTGATAAGCAAGTCAAATTTTCTTTCCTGTATAACCCTGTTGGAGAGATCTTAGCTTCGATAACTGAACCAGACATTTCGAAATTTATAGGGTATATAGATAAAGGATATAACCTTGAGGGATTAAGAAGACTTGCAACACTGAAAGTCTTATCAAGTACGGAAAACATAGCTCCGGAGAATATGCAGCAATTTCTTGATACTCATAAAGGAGAATTTGGAAATCCTTACACAGGAGAGCCCATGATCTGGGACTCGAAAGTTAAGCGCATATATTTTAAACCTGTACAACAAAATAAGCCCGTGGAAATTTTTATGTAA
- a CDS encoding VWA domain-containing protein, producing the protein MELAARRLKEIPVGGKTPLGAGILEAYRLLERVGRKRPEMRFLIMLITDGRSNQSITSMAPDEEIARMAALLNGQPGVDIIVVDTEEKGRFTTMDRAASMAALLGANYYTIDDLKAETLINIAIAIYNPKKK; encoded by the coding sequence GTGGAACTTGCTGCACGACGCTTAAAAGAAATTCCTGTAGGCGGTAAAACACCGCTTGGCGCCGGTATCCTTGAGGCATACCGTCTTTTGGAACGGGTTGGCAGGAAACGTCCTGAGATGCGCTTTCTCATTATGCTTATTACGGACGGGCGTTCAAATCAGTCGATAACCTCAATGGCGCCCGATGAGGAAATCGCACGCATGGCTGCATTGTTGAACGGGCAGCCGGGAGTTGATATTATTGTCGTGGATACCGAAGAAAAAGGGCGCTTTACGACAATGGATCGTGCTGCATCCATGGCTGCGCTGCTTGGTGCAAATTACTACACTATTGATGATCTTAAGGCTGAAACACTGATTAATATTGCAATAGCTATATATAATCCAAAAAAGAAATAA
- a CDS encoding RloB family protein has protein sequence MGSDNLFHKRKQRGIASLKRKKASRAPYDRVLIVCEGSKTEPNYFKEIRDAYRLHSTNIEICGEECGSDPLSVIKYAISRFKQDPDYDRVYCVIDRDRHANFDDAIDKLLQNSRRKGIIFSPIISVPCFEFWLLLHFYYTTHQFSSPVGSSDCALVISELTKNGLIPSYSKEARDIFSLTKHLLPQAIKNAKQLQRYNQTTGTNNPATNMHELIQYLIALVPP, from the coding sequence ATGGGTTCAGACAATCTATTTCACAAACGCAAGCAACGGGGCATTGCATCCTTAAAAAGAAAAAAGGCTAGTAGAGCCCCCTATGATCGCGTGTTGATAGTTTGTGAGGGCTCCAAGACAGAGCCAAACTACTTTAAAGAGATACGGGATGCCTACCGTCTCCATTCCACCAACATCGAGATTTGCGGTGAAGAATGCGGCTCAGATCCCTTAAGTGTTATCAAATACGCCATAAGCAGATTTAAGCAAGATCCAGATTATGACCGTGTTTATTGTGTGATTGATCGTGACAGACATGCTAACTTTGATGACGCCATAGACAAATTACTCCAAAACAGTCGAAGAAAGGGCATCATTTTCTCCCCAATTATTTCCGTCCCCTGTTTCGAGTTCTGGCTACTGCTCCATTTCTACTATACAACCCATCAATTCTCTAGTCCGGTCGGATCATCAGATTGTGCATTGGTAATCTCCGAACTGACCAAAAACGGGCTAATACCCTCTTACAGCAAGGAAGCTCGGGATATCTTCTCCTTGACAAAACATCTGCTTCCTCAGGCCATCAAAAATGCCAAACAATTGCAGCGTTATAACCAAACCACTGGCACAAACAATCCTGCTACCAACATGCATGAACTCATCCAATATTTGATTGCACTAGTTCCACCTTAA
- a CDS encoding AAA family ATPase: MLIEISVTNFKSIQTKQTLSLMASTASELRNQNTFPIFEQDTPRLLRSAAIYGPNASGKTNFIEAIEFIKDFVVESSKEGQEGKPVDVKPFLFDYHNRNKPSEFEILFMQDGIRYQYGFAVNRTHVTHEWLIAYPEGRPQRWFEREFNIDEKSYSWYFGSKFKGHKIVLQEATRTNALFLSTSVQLNNDQLKPIYNWFYQELHVITSVAGLPPTYSTAMCRTDEGRRRILKFLNAADLSIADIKVEMKKFDSTALPSDMPEPIKDLIRKDLDGTEIPDLKFLHSVKNTAELVPLDDDDESVGTRKLFAISGPWLDILDNGHVLIVDEMNNSMHPLMVRFLIGLINNPESNKHNAQVIFSTHDTSVLDNDLFRRDQIWFTEKDSANSTKLYPLSDFTPRKGEALEKGYLKGRYGALPYIGEMRF, encoded by the coding sequence ATGCTTATTGAAATTAGTGTCACAAATTTCAAGTCTATTCAAACAAAGCAAACCCTCAGTTTGATGGCAAGTACTGCTTCTGAGCTGCGGAATCAAAACACCTTTCCCATTTTTGAACAGGACACGCCACGCTTACTTCGTTCTGCCGCCATTTATGGACCAAATGCTTCCGGTAAAACCAACTTCATAGAAGCGATTGAATTCATCAAGGATTTTGTCGTTGAGTCATCCAAGGAGGGACAAGAAGGGAAGCCTGTCGACGTCAAGCCTTTTCTATTTGATTACCACAATCGAAACAAGCCAAGCGAATTTGAGATATTGTTCATGCAGGATGGAATTCGATACCAATATGGTTTTGCTGTTAACCGCACCCATGTCACACATGAGTGGCTAATTGCATATCCAGAAGGACGCCCCCAGCGCTGGTTTGAAAGGGAGTTTAACATTGATGAAAAAAGTTACAGCTGGTATTTTGGAAGCAAGTTTAAGGGACACAAAATCGTGTTGCAGGAGGCAACGCGCACCAATGCCCTTTTTCTTTCTACATCTGTTCAACTTAATAATGACCAGTTGAAGCCCATTTATAATTGGTTCTATCAAGAGCTCCACGTAATCACTAGCGTAGCTGGTCTCCCACCGACATATTCAACCGCTATGTGCAGGACTGATGAAGGCAGGCGGAGAATTCTTAAATTTCTGAATGCTGCTGATCTGAGCATTGCAGACATCAAAGTTGAGATGAAAAAATTCGACTCAACCGCTTTGCCTTCCGACATGCCAGAGCCAATAAAGGATTTAATCAGGAAAGACCTGGATGGCACAGAAATTCCCGATCTTAAATTCTTGCACAGTGTAAAAAATACAGCGGAATTAGTTCCTCTTGATGACGATGACGAATCCGTTGGGACTAGAAAATTGTTTGCCATTTCCGGCCCCTGGCTTGATATACTCGACAATGGACATGTTCTGATTGTAGACGAAATGAATAATAGCATGCACCCCCTGATGGTGCGCTTTCTCATCGGGTTGATCAACAATCCCGAGAGTAACAAGCATAATGCACAGGTGATTTTTTCGACCCACGATACATCTGTGCTCGACAATGATCTGTTCCGTAGAGACCAAATTTGGTTCACGGAAAAGGACAGCGCCAATTCCACTAAGTTGTATCCATTGTCCGATTTCACTCCTAGAAAAGGGGAGGCTTTGGAAAAAGGCTACCTAAAGGGGAGGTATGGGGCGTTGCCTTATATCGGCGAGATGAGGTTTTGA